TAGGAAAAATGCCTTTGGAGATCAGGATATTTGACAATTTAAATAATCATATAGGGACTCTTACCAGAGGTCTGTGATCCTGAGGTGTAGGACCACGCCGAGATATGGAGATGTATCGCATTGATAGATTGTTTCCAAAAACTGACGTTCGATCTTCAAGTGTGGCTAGATGGCGCGGGTTGCATCGTGATCGCTGGAATAGGGAACCCGATACGGTCCGACGATCATGTAGGCGTCAGAACGGTCGGGCTCATGAAAGGAAGGGTAGAGGGAAGAGTGCATCTCATCGAGTGCGAGACCGTCCCGGAGAGCTTTATTGACGAGATCGTTGCCATACGACCTACACACGTGCTTCTGATAGATGCCGCATTGATAGGTCTGGGACCGGGAGAGGTCAGGTTGAGCTCTGTTGAGGAGGTCTCATTAGACCCTCCGATATCAACGCACACGCTCCCTGTGAAGGTATTCAGCGAGTATGTCAGGATCATGACAGGTGCCAAGGTCGGATTCATACTGGTCCAACCCAAGGATGTGAACTTTGGAGAAAAAATGACAGGAGAGGTCGAGAGGTCTGCACAAAAAATAGCGGATATCTTGATAAAGACCGTTCAACGGCCTTCGAGCTGCCCGTCGATATCAGAACCTTGAAAGAATTATAGATGGTGCAGGGGGTGCGATTTGAACGCACGGACCACTAAGGACTAGACCCTCAATCTAGCGCCGTTGGCCATGCTTGGCTACCCCTGCAGGTAAACCTCCGAATGTAGGGGTCGGTTATTAACCTTTGCCTGAACTGAACAGCGATGCGCTCGCAATGACCGGTCGGTCTCATTCGATAGATTTAATATCGCCGACTCTCTCATGCTGAATGCCAGGAGAGGAAGGGCGGCCGACGGTAGGGCGAAGGCCCAGCTGAGGAAGTTCCCCCCTCCACGAGAGCGGTGGGCCGCGCGAGCGGCCTGGTGAGAACCAGGGCAAGGACGCAGAAACGACACAGCCCGTGCAAAAGGATGATCCGTAAGTCGGTGACGTTCCTCGGGATCTGGTGAAACGGTGACTCCCCACCGGAGCAAGCCCAAACAGCTGGGATGACGATCTCAGGACCGGCGGGTAGGGCGCTTAGTTGAATGCCGCCTGAAACAGAAGGGGGACTACTATCCTCACCTGGCCACTTTCACTACAGAATTAGGGGGATGATGCTAGTTAGCATGTACCGTGACATTGTGGGTCATTATTATTAATATCAAGGTAGTTACCCCTCCGTACGACCGGTCCAGATATTCAGGCGGCCGAAGAACAGAGAATCCATGAAGTGAGGTGTTTACCATCAATTATTGGAATCCCAGGATGGAACAGATGCCGATAGAAGAGCTGAAAACGATGCAATACAAGCTGCTGAAGACGTTGGTTTACAAGCTCTACAGCTTCTCTGAGTTCTATCATTCTCGTATGAAGGCGGCAAAGGTCCATCCCGACGATATAAAGAGCTTGAAAGATATCACCAAGCTCCCGTACATGTATAAGAGCGACCTGAGGGACAACTATCCCGACAGGCTCTTTGTCACTCCTAGGGATGATGTGGTCAGGTTCCATGCGTCGTCCGGTACGACAGGGAAAGCGACCGTCGTTGGTTACACCCAGCACGATCTAGATGCCTGGAGCAATTCTCTCGCCAGGGCGTTGACCTCATGTGGGATCGGACGTGGGGACACGGTACAGGTCAGCTATGGTTATGGGCTTTTCACAGGAGGGCTTGGGCTTCATTATGGGGCTGAGAAGATCGGCGCTGCGGTATTGCCTGCGAGCGTTGGGAACACCGAGAGGCAGATCGAGCTTATGATGGATATGAAGGTCACTGCCATCGCCTGCACGCCATCATATCTCCTCCATATGGGGGAGGTAGCTCAAAGGATGGGACTTAGTTTTCAAAAGGACACTAAACTAAGGAGGGCCATACTTGGGGCCGAACCATGGTCAGAAAAAATGAGAAAAAGGATACAGGACGATCTGGGCATCATGGCCTATGACATCTATGGGACCAGTGAGCTCTCTGGCCCACTTTTCACCGAATGCCATGCGCAGAAGGGGATACATGTGTGGGGCGACTATGCATTGACAGAGGTTCTGGACCCAGATACTCAAGAGCCTGTCTCTGATGGAGAACGGGGAGAGCTGGTGGTCACAATGTTACAAAAAGAGGCTCTCCCAATAATCCGTTACAAAGTTGGGGACATAACTACAAAAGATGAGAGCATATGTGAGTGTGGTAGGACCCATCCGAGGATCGGTCGTATCCAGGGTCGGGTGGACGATATGCTCATCATCCGTGGTATCAACGTTTTCCCTTCGCAGGTGGAGCACACCTTGATGTCGATTCCTGAGATCGGTCCGCATTTCATGATCGAAGTGGACAGAAAGGGAGAGCTCGATGACATGCTGGTCAGGGTGGAGATAAAGAGAGAGTACTTCAGTGACAAGATAGACGATCTGATGAAGATCAAAAAGAAGGTCTCCCATGCTTTAAAAGGATCGTTGAATGTCGCCGTGGACGTCGAGTTGGCGAACCCTGATTCTTTGCCTAGGTTCGAGGGCAAGGCAAAGCGTGTGATCGATAGGAGGAGGATCTGATGACGTCTGAGCATTATCTGAAGCAGGTATCGCTGTTCTCTGAGAACAGGCCGGGACAGTTGGCGGCCTTCGCCAAGGCGTTGGAGGATGAGGGCATCGACATATTGGCTTTAAGCATAGCAGAGGCGGAAGGTTTTGGTGTCATTAGGGCGCTCGTCTCTGATCCGGAAAGGGCGGTTGAAAAGCTATCTGACCTTGGTTATATGGTCCGGATCACAGACGTCATAGGTGTGAGGATGAGGGATGTCCCCGGTGGGTTGAGAGAGATGGCGGAATTGCTAGGGACGGCAAACATCAACATAGATTATTCATATGCGTTCAGTGGAAAACATGGTGCAGTCCTGATATTGAGGGTTGACAGACCAGAGGAAGCGGTCCGAAGGTTCAGTTCTAAGGGGATCGCCCTCTTGTGCATGAGCGACCTTGAGTGATCGGAGGGCCGCTTTTTCAGCGGATTCTGCGATTCGGGACTCTATCAAATAGGTCAAATTTCCAACGACCACCTATTTTCTGATACCTGGCACAATATATATTTTATTAAAATGATGATTTTTAACTATTTTGTCAACATTTAAAAATTATGAAAAATTTACTTTTTATTCGCTATTTTAACGCTATTATCTTCATCATATGTCATTTCAGCGAATAATGAACTTGTACTCACATGTGCAAAATTCCAATAATTAGGAGGGAGTGAAGATGGATTTCAAAAGCGGCAAGATGTACCTTATCGAAGAAAGGGTCCCTTTGAGGACGCACCAGTTTTTAAGAAAAGAGTTGGCGAAGGGGAGGCCGGCCCTATATATCTCAAAACATTCACCTGCTCAATTGATGATGCAGTTCACAAACCTCCATGAACCTTTAACGACCAAGTGGCTTTCACCTAGGCCAGACGATGATTGCATACCTCCGATGAATCTAAAGATATTCGAGGAATACCTTCACAGTTTCCTTGCTAAAAATGAGAATGGGATCATAATATTGAACGGGATGGATGTTCTGGAGATGTGGAATGGCTTCAAACCGGTCCTCAAAGTAATAAAAAAGGCACGAGAAAAGGTAGGAGAGAATGGGGCCAGTAATTTCATTATAAGTCTCGATCCCAAGAACCACTATGATAAGCAATTGGCCGAACTTGAGAGGGTGTCGGACGAGGTGGTTGTCAGCAATACTGAGGCCTGAAATTTTTTAGCAATAATCTTTTCGATAGTAATATTTCTAATGACGGACATGACAATGGCATGCGGCCCGCCATCGCCTCGATCTTGACCGGGGTCAGGGAGGATACTGTTTCCGGTTGCTCAGAGATGACATCTAAGCTATTACAAAACCTTAGGTCGTTGCTGAATACGAACAGAACGATTACTAGGGCTGAATGGCAGGAATTTGTCGGTGAATTAAGAGATGCCAGACCTGGAATGGCGCCTTTCCATAATATCGCCAACATGATCGAGGCCAAGGCATCCGATCCTGCATTAACAAATTGGAACGATGCCATGGCCGATATGGTGGACGAAGTATTACAAGAGCTCATGAACTCTGCCAGCGAAATATCGGAAAAGTTCCTCGGGCTCGTGCAGGGGGGCAAGTTCTTGACCATCTCGTACTCGAGCACCGTCATGTCCACCTTGTTGAGAGAGGCTAGAGATAATGAGATAATGGTCTATGTTGCAGAGTCGCTACCACTGGGGGAGGGCAGGACAACGGTCAAGAAACTGGCCTCGCATCGTATACATACGAGATTGATCACTGACAGTATGATAGGTTCAGTGATCGACGAGGTCGATTGTTGCATCGTGGGTGCTGATGCGATAACCAAGAACGGAGTATTGAACAAAGTTGGCACCAGAGCACTTGCCGCGACCTGTATGACAGCTGGAAAATCATTTTACGTTCTCAGCAGTGAGATAAAGATAGCCAATATTACCAGCATCGACCTGAAGAGGGCCACGAAGATGCATGATGGTTTCACGGATATGTCCCAGATTTTCGAGCTCACACCCCTTGACCTGGTCGATACCATCGTGACCGATAAAAGGGTCCTATCCCCAACGTCATTGGTGTGGAAATGATAAGGTGACGTGTTGGGCCATGAGCCCGAATGAATGAAGATCTTGCTATGTTCTTCTTCTGACGAAGAGAGACGTTTTGAGAGACATTCACCATCAAGGTCTACTTCAAATGGGAAATGATATTTGCATAAGATCGCATCTCGATGGTCAAAATCTTTGGTCCTGGTTTTGACAGTTCGATGACTGGACGACGACAGGTTCGGCAAAGGCCGACGTTTTGCTCACCTTTACAACCTTTACTTCCAGCTCTTGGCCGACCTTTGCCCCCTTTACGAAGATTATCAGACCCTCGATCCTTGCTATACCATCTCCCTGCTTACCTACATCGGTGATTCTTACCTTTAACAACTGGCCCTCTGAAACCGGGCTCTTGTTTGGAAACTCTTTTCTTCCTTTGAACTTCATCGTCCTCACCTCAATAAGGAAATGAATTCATTCACCAATTCATCAAAACCTTGTGCCATGATACATAGGTCCCCATTAGTGATCGTCTTTATCTGGATCGTCACAAAACCCATCTCGTTCTCCATACAGATCCTGTTGGGCGCCCTGTCTGTTGTTCTAAGCCCTTCCCCCGAAAACATTTTCTCGGCAAGGTCTAACACCTCCTTCGGGGACATACTTATCTTTTTAGAGGTCCTCATAATACGATCCGAATCCTCATAAGAAATGGTGAAGATAATAATATTCCCGATCAGAGGAAAATTTTGATTATCTATCTGCTCGAATTACAGCATAATGTCATCCATTGAACCTCCTCTCACAAAGAATGCCTTGGTGGTCCTCAAAAGAAGATACCTCAGAAAGGATACGAAAGGCACCATAATCGAGACACCAGGAATGATGATAGAGAGGGTCGCGGATAACATTTCGTCCGTTGATTATCTCTATGGTGACAGAGATGCGGATAAAGAAAAAAGTGAATTTGTCCAGGCGATGCGGACCTTGCGATTTCTGCCAAATTCGCCAACATTGATGAACGCAGGGACGTCCATACAGCAATTGGCAGCCTGTTTTGTGATCCCGGTCGAGGATAGCATCGAAGGTATTTTTAATGCAGTGAAATGGGCGGCGATCGTGCATCAGAGCGGGGGCGGTACTGGTTTTTCATTCTCAAGGCTAAGGCCCAGAGGTGACATTGTTGCTTCCACATCAGGCGCGGCATCTGGACCGCTTTCTTTCATGAAGGTCTTCGATATCGCTACCGAGGCCGTCCGCCAAGGCGGGAGGAGGCGAGGGGCCTCAATGGGCGTCCTGAGGGTGGACCATCCGGATATAATGGAGTTCATCCATTCCAAGGATGATAAGAGGACACTCTCTAATTTCAACATATCGGTCGGCATAACGGACGAATTTATGGATGCCCTTACTCGGGGCGATCATTTTATTCTAAGAAATCCTAGGGACGGCTCGGCCGTTGGTGAGGTCGAGGCAGTAAGAATTTTCGAAGAGATGTGTTCTTCTTCCTGGGCATCAGGAGATCCGGGGGTTCTGTTCCTCGATACGATAGAAAGATCGAATCCGACCCCCAATGTCGGGACCATAGAGGCGACCAATCCTTGCGGAGAGGTCCCATTGCTTCCGTTTGAAGCCTGCAATCTTGGATCGATCGACCTGGTCAAGATGTATGACCGTAACAAGGGAGATATGGATTGGGACCTTTTCAAGGACACGATCTCGTTAGGGATCCGGTTCCTTGACAATGTTATAGACGCGTCAAAATATCCTCTTGATCAGATCACCTCAATGGTCAAGGGCAACCGGAAGATCGGGCTCGGTGTCATGGGATTTGCAGACCTGCTATTGTTACAAGGCGTTCGATATGGGTCAAGGAGCAGTTTCGACATCGCAGGCAAACTGATGGATTTCATGAGATCGGTCGCTGATGAGGAGTCGAGGTCGATCGCAAGCAGTCGAGGACCGTTTCCGAACATAGAGGGGAGCAAAGTAGATCCATCAAGGCGTAACGCAACTTTGCTATCGATCGCCCCTACGGGAACTATCAGCATCATTGCTGGTTGCTCCAGTGGGATCGAACCTAATTATTCTTTTTATCTTGAAAGAAGAGTTCTAGATGGAGAGATATTGGTCGAGACAAATCCGATCTTATTAGAAATGCTTGACCTGGAAAAGGTCGAGACGGACCGGGTCATCAAAGAACTTTCTAAAGGCGTCCCGCTCAAAGAGATCTCGACCGTCCCTGAATATATAAAAGAGGTCTTTGTCACTGCTCATGAGATCGACCCCTTGCTTCAGGTCGATATGCAGGCCAAATTCCAGGAACAAGTCGACAATGCGGTCTCTAAAACAATAAATCTTCCCATGAGCGCTACGCCCGACGAAATAGGCAAGATCATGATCCATGCTTTCAAGAAAAAATGCAAAGGCATCACCGTCTATCGAGAGGGGTCCAAACCAGGACAGGTCTTAAGCCTGGGAACTGGAAAGGTCGAATGTTTTACCTGCGGAAAGCTCGGATGAACAATGAAGTTCGACGGACCCGTTTGGATCGTTCCCGCATCCTCCTTTCATTCAAAACGCAATACCTCCGCTGGTGATACCCTGCTGGCACCCCTTGCCGCAGGATAAACGCATAACAGTGTAGCTATCAAGGCACCAAAACCTATCAAAACTATCGGACGCCAATTTATTACAAACTCAAAGTCGTACCCCTCGGATACGAGGTTCGTGTAGAGCTCGTAACCTACCATTATACCCAAGAGGGAACCTATGATTATTCCTAGGGTAGATATGAACGCCGATTCTAGAGCAAAATTCGCCACGACCATCGACCTTCGATATCCTATCGCCCTCATCATCCCTA
This genomic window from Methanomassiliicoccales archaeon contains:
- a CDS encoding TRAM domain-containing protein, with product MKFKGRKEFPNKSPVSEGQLLKVRITDVGKQGDGIARIEGLIIFVKGAKVGQELEVKVVKVSKTSAFAEPVVVQSSNCQNQDQRF
- a CDS encoding phenylacetate--CoA ligase; its protein translation is MNYWNPRMEQMPIEELKTMQYKLLKTLVYKLYSFSEFYHSRMKAAKVHPDDIKSLKDITKLPYMYKSDLRDNYPDRLFVTPRDDVVRFHASSGTTGKATVVGYTQHDLDAWSNSLARALTSCGIGRGDTVQVSYGYGLFTGGLGLHYGAEKIGAAVLPASVGNTERQIELMMDMKVTAIACTPSYLLHMGEVAQRMGLSFQKDTKLRRAILGAEPWSEKMRKRIQDDLGIMAYDIYGTSELSGPLFTECHAQKGIHVWGDYALTEVLDPDTQEPVSDGERGELVVTMLQKEALPIIRYKVGDITTKDESICECGRTHPRIGRIQGRVDDMLIIRGINVFPSQVEHTLMSIPEIGPHFMIEVDRKGELDDMLVRVEIKREYFSDKIDDLMKIKKKVSHALKGSLNVAVDVELANPDSLPRFEGKAKRVIDRRRI
- a CDS encoding acetolactate synthase, producing MTSEHYLKQVSLFSENRPGQLAAFAKALEDEGIDILALSIAEAEGFGVIRALVSDPERAVEKLSDLGYMVRITDVIGVRMRDVPGGLREMAELLGTANINIDYSYAFSGKHGAVLILRVDRPEEAVRRFSSKGIALLCMSDLE
- a CDS encoding DUF835 domain-containing protein; translation: MDFKSGKMYLIEERVPLRTHQFLRKELAKGRPALYISKHSPAQLMMQFTNLHEPLTTKWLSPRPDDDCIPPMNLKIFEEYLHSFLAKNENGIIILNGMDVLEMWNGFKPVLKVIKKAREKVGENGASNFIISLDPKNHYDKQLAELERVSDEVVVSNTEA
- a CDS encoding hydrogenase 3 maturation endopeptidase HyCI, which encodes MIDCFQKLTFDLQVWLDGAGCIVIAGIGNPIRSDDHVGVRTVGLMKGRVEGRVHLIECETVPESFIDEIVAIRPTHVLLIDAALIGLGPGEVRLSSVEEVSLDPPISTHTLPVKVFSEYVRIMTGAKVGFILVQPKDVNFGEKMTGEVERSAQKIADILIKTVQRPSSCPSISEP
- a CDS encoding adenosylcobalamin-dependent ribonucleoside-diphosphate reductase; protein product: MSSIEPPLTKNALVVLKRRYLRKDTKGTIIETPGMMIERVADNISSVDYLYGDRDADKEKSEFVQAMRTLRFLPNSPTLMNAGTSIQQLAACFVIPVEDSIEGIFNAVKWAAIVHQSGGGTGFSFSRLRPRGDIVASTSGAASGPLSFMKVFDIATEAVRQGGRRRGASMGVLRVDHPDIMEFIHSKDDKRTLSNFNISVGITDEFMDALTRGDHFILRNPRDGSAVGEVEAVRIFEEMCSSSWASGDPGVLFLDTIERSNPTPNVGTIEATNPCGEVPLLPFEACNLGSIDLVKMYDRNKGDMDWDLFKDTISLGIRFLDNVIDASKYPLDQITSMVKGNRKIGLGVMGFADLLLLQGVRYGSRSSFDIAGKLMDFMRSVADEESRSIASSRGPFPNIEGSKVDPSRRNATLLSIAPTGTISIIAGCSSGIEPNYSFYLERRVLDGEILVETNPILLEMLDLEKVETDRVIKELSKGVPLKEISTVPEYIKEVFVTAHEIDPLLQVDMQAKFQEQVDNAVSKTINLPMSATPDEIGKIMIHAFKKKCKGITVYREGSKPGQVLSLGTGKVECFTCGKLG